GTTAGAAGTAAACGGAGAAGCTATTTATGAAACAAGGCCATGGACAATTTTCGGTGAAGGCCCAACAAGATTGCCTGAAGGCGGACATAAAGTTGAAAAACATAAAATTGAATATACCAATAAGGATATTCGATTTACGAAAAAATCAAACACAGAGTTTTTTGCTATTGTTTTAGATAAACCTGAAAATGAAATTGTGATTAAATCACTTAGTACTGGATTAGGGGTTTTAAATTCTAAAATTGAAAACATCAATCTTTTAGGTAGCGATGAAGAAATTCAATGGACAAGAAATGATAGAGGATTAGTTATAAAAGTACCTAAAGAACTTAAAGAAAGTGAAGCCTACGCATTTAAAATATATATGGAAGGATATAAAGAGAATGACATAGGAGGAGACATTGAAGCACATATTGACTGATACTATGTTAATAACTACAAAGAGAACAATCATTTATAATTGGGTTAGATTGTGGAAATTGGTTGATAGTAAAAAACAATAATAAAAAAGATTTAAATTTTTGAAATGTCATAACCAAGATTTGGATAACAAAGAAAATGGTAATTATGCCATTCCATCACACCATTAAAAAAATAAGCATTAACAGATGAAAACATTAAACTCACTTTTTCTATTACCAATGTTAGTAGGATTTCATTTAATATCCTGTAAATCACAATCTCAAACTTTTCCTTTTATATTACCAAAAGAGAAACCAAACCAGCCATTAAGCACCTCAATGCAACGTAATTATGATAATTATATGGCGCCAAGACCAGAAGACAACGAGCTTTATACGCAGTTTAAATATACCCAATTAAAAGGTTTGGATTACAGTAATCATGATGGAACGATAACGCGCCGCGACCCTTCAAAAGTTATTTTCGAAAATGGAAAATACTATGTTTGGTACACGCATAGACAAACGCCCACACCACCTAAGGGAGCAAAAATGTCTAACGATACCATTCCTTCTGCAGATTGGGATTTATCAGAAATCTGGTATGCCACTTCTGAAGATGGATTTACTTGGAAAGAACAGGGAGTTGCCATTCCAAGGCCTCCAAAACCCAATTTAGGGCATCGTTCTGTGGCTACTGCCGATATCTTAAAATGGAAAGGAAAATTCTATATGTATTATCAAGGGTTTAACGAAGCAAGCGGTACGCGTGGTGACGATTGTCCAGTTTTGGCTTCATATGCCGATTCGCCGGATGGGCCTTGGACAGCGGTGAATAAAATAATTATTCCAAACGGTCCGAAAGACACTTGGGATCAATTTTCCATTCATGACCCTTATCCTTTGGTTTATAAGGACAAAATATATCTCTATTACAAATCTGATTTTGATGGAGATCCTGATTTAATTCGTATGCAAGGTTTGGCTACTTCCGATAATCCGCTGGGCCCTTTTACAAAAAATCCATTGAATCCTGTTTTGGCTTCAGGTCATGAAACTACGTTATTTCCTTTTAGAGAAGGTATCGCTGCGCTGACCATTAAAGATGGTAATGAGCATAAAACAATTCAATATGCGAAAGAT
The nucleotide sequence above comes from Flavobacteriaceae bacterium HL-DH10. Encoded proteins:
- a CDS encoding glycoside hydrolase, translating into MLVGFHLISCKSQSQTFPFILPKEKPNQPLSTSMQRNYDNYMAPRPEDNELYTQFKYTQLKGLDYSNHDGTITRRDPSKVIFENGKYYVWYTHRQTPTPPKGAKMSNDTIPSADWDLSEIWYATSEDGFTWKEQGVAIPRPPKPNLGHRSVATADILKWKGKFYMYYQGFNEASGTRGDDCPVLASYADSPDGPWTAVNKIIIPNGPKDTWDQFSIHDPYPLVYKDKIYLYYKSDFDGDPDLIRMQGLATSDNPLGPFTKNPLNPVLASGHETTLFPFREGIAALTIKDGNEHKTIQYAKDGVNFEIASIVELMPTAAGPYIPDAFTNTKDGRGITWGISHFTNYTTWAENHAILVRFDCDLSLDIDDPEMKKHHVYHRPDVYLSQGLSEKQRERILKENNKAKN